A stretch of the Candidatus Binatus sp. genome encodes the following:
- a CDS encoding glycogen debranching N-terminal domain-containing protein has product MKRPTDKPAALEARRSRRTTPRESSAMVKVGEDFYVLASSFASRRPTRVLANAQSFTIFDTGGDILESPLEALGFFRRDTRYLSHFELDIDGKLPYFLNSYISDDKVELRVNLTNPDLGLNGDIVGLPRDSIQIQRGWVLTSAALFHRLIVSNFAPSIVQIPLRLTVGADFADLFEVRGVPRERHGEFLDAEVDSSRLKYAYHGLDGVVRFTEILFDPAPREIADHRAGFLIDLKPHESVHFETRIVVGSRRGNTRMSGRLAPPDFESALAERGSEIAAAHHGWARFTASNKLFDSFLQRSIADLTTIVTETADGAFIMAGIPWFATLFGRDSLITSMSLLPFNPDIAVRTLKTLAGLQGTEANEARDEQPGKIVHEIRYGEMAATGEVPFGRYYGSADSTPLFLWLLGRCIETTGDLKLANELWPAAMRALEWIEKSGDCDGDGYVEYIRRTPRGLANQGWKDSFDAISHADGELARTPIALAEVQGYIYACYLGIASVARRLGHVDVADRLLERTSTLKKTFVRDFWWDHERSCALALDGDKRPCRVLASNAGHVLAAGILDSDQAFAQSERLLADDIFSGWGTRTLSANERRYNPMSYHNGSVWPHDNAIAALGHGRAGNNAGVLRILDGLFDASEQLDGSGSLPELFCGFNREPHRGPVPYPVACRPQAWSASSVFMIVQAMLGLEVSGVERKVIFNSPTLPSWLDWMRIDDLRVGDGRVSFLFRRTAHQAAVELVERQGPVKVEVRQ; this is encoded by the coding sequence GTGAAGCGACCAACCGACAAACCGGCCGCACTGGAGGCGCGCCGTTCGCGCCGGACCACGCCGCGCGAATCGAGCGCGATGGTCAAAGTCGGCGAGGACTTCTACGTCCTGGCGTCGTCGTTCGCCTCGCGGCGCCCCACCCGCGTGCTGGCGAATGCGCAAAGCTTCACCATCTTCGATACCGGCGGCGACATCCTTGAATCGCCGCTCGAGGCGCTTGGCTTTTTTCGGCGCGACACTCGCTATCTCAGTCACTTCGAACTCGATATCGACGGCAAGCTTCCCTACTTTCTGAACTCATACATCAGCGACGACAAGGTTGAATTGCGAGTCAACCTGACCAACCCGGACCTCGGCCTCAACGGCGATATCGTGGGACTGCCGCGCGATTCGATCCAGATTCAGCGCGGCTGGGTGCTCACGTCGGCTGCCTTGTTTCATCGCCTGATAGTGAGCAACTTTGCACCTTCAATTGTGCAAATACCGCTCAGGCTCACAGTCGGCGCTGACTTTGCCGACCTTTTTGAAGTACGCGGCGTTCCGCGCGAACGTCACGGTGAATTTCTCGATGCCGAGGTCGACTCGAGCCGGCTCAAGTACGCTTACCACGGTCTCGACGGCGTCGTTCGCTTCACCGAGATTTTGTTCGACCCCGCGCCGCGGGAGATTGCCGATCATCGCGCTGGTTTTCTGATCGACCTGAAGCCACATGAGAGCGTGCATTTCGAAACCAGGATTGTGGTTGGCAGCCGTCGCGGCAACACTCGCATGTCGGGGCGGCTGGCGCCGCCCGATTTCGAGTCGGCACTGGCCGAACGAGGCTCCGAAATTGCCGCGGCTCATCATGGATGGGCACGCTTTACCGCCAGCAATAAGCTGTTCGATTCGTTCCTGCAGCGCTCGATTGCAGATCTTACTACGATAGTCACTGAGACTGCCGACGGCGCTTTCATCATGGCAGGTATCCCGTGGTTCGCCACGCTGTTTGGACGCGACAGCTTGATTACTTCGATGTCGCTGCTGCCGTTCAATCCCGATATAGCAGTGCGGACTCTGAAGACGCTCGCCGGCTTGCAAGGAACAGAAGCCAACGAGGCGCGCGACGAACAGCCAGGCAAAATCGTTCATGAGATCCGCTATGGCGAGATGGCGGCTACCGGCGAGGTTCCTTTTGGCCGTTACTATGGCAGCGCTGACTCGACTCCGCTCTTTCTGTGGTTGCTAGGACGTTGCATCGAGACCACTGGCGATTTGAAACTCGCCAATGAATTGTGGCCAGCCGCGATGCGCGCGCTCGAATGGATCGAGAAGTCGGGTGACTGCGACGGAGATGGCTATGTCGAGTACATCCGGCGGACGCCGCGCGGACTCGCGAACCAGGGATGGAAGGACTCCTTCGATGCGATTTCGCATGCCGACGGTGAGCTCGCGCGGACGCCGATCGCGCTAGCCGAAGTTCAGGGCTACATTTACGCGTGCTACCTTGGCATCGCCAGCGTTGCGCGGCGGCTCGGTCACGTTGATGTCGCAGACCGGCTCCTGGAACGGACATCAACCCTCAAGAAAACTTTCGTGCGCGACTTCTGGTGGGATCACGAGCGAAGCTGCGCGCTAGCGCTCGACGGCGACAAGCGGCCGTGCCGGGTGCTCGCTTCCAATGCTGGGCACGTCCTGGCAGCAGGCATCCTGGATAGCGATCAGGCGTTTGCGCAATCGGAACGCCTGCTAGCCGACGATATATTTTCTGGCTGGGGCACGCGCACGCTAAGTGCCAACGAGCGCCGCTACAATCCGATGAGCTATCACAACGGATCGGTGTGGCCGCACGACAATGCGATCGCGGCGCTTGGCCACGGCCGCGCCGGCAACAATGCCGGCGTGCTGCGGATCCTCGACGGCTTGTTCGACGCGTCCGAGCAGCTCGACGGCAGCGGGAGCTTGCCGGAGCTCTTCTGTGGATTCAATCGCGAACCGCATCGCGGTCCGGTTCCTTATCCGGTGGCTTGCCGGCCTCAAGCATGGTCGGCGAGCAGCGTCTTCATGATCGTACAGGCGATGCTGGGTCTCGAAGTATCGGGTGTCGAGAGAAAGGTCATTTTCAACTCACCGACGCTGCCATCATGGCTCGATTGGATGCGCATCGACGATCTCAGAGTGGGCGATGGCCGAGTCTCGTTTCTATTTCGGCGCACTGCCCATCAGGCGGCAGTCGAGTTGGTAGAACGGCAAGGACCGGTGAAAGTCGAAGTCCGGCAATAG
- a CDS encoding glycosyltransferase family 4 protein: protein MNHSHQTSGAVNHLPRLRIAQIAPLYEPTPPKLYGGTERVVSHITEELVRRGHEVTLFASGDSVTRANLEPGCPRALRLAGISEAGLPLHLSMLSDAYTHAAQRFDIIHSHLDYWSFPLAEMSEIPSVATLHCCLDAEELRPVYARYRNHPVVSISDSQRRPLPFMNWVATVHHGLPRDLLKFNATPRGYLAFLGRMSREKRPDLAIAIALRAGIPLMIAAKIDLTEQGYFDHEIKPLMNSDLIEYVGEINDSQKADFLGNAIALLFPIDWPEPFGLTMIEALACGTPVIARPCGSVPEVIEHGLTGFVAESVDELAAAVTRVDELSRENCRAEFERRFTVETMVDRYEHVYRELISRRDLKASRVQ, encoded by the coding sequence ATGAATCATTCGCACCAGACCAGCGGCGCTGTCAATCATCTTCCTCGCTTGCGCATCGCGCAGATCGCGCCGCTTTACGAACCGACTCCGCCAAAACTTTACGGCGGGACTGAGCGGGTCGTCTCGCACATCACAGAGGAACTGGTACGGCGCGGACATGAAGTAACGCTGTTCGCGTCGGGCGACTCTGTCACGCGCGCAAACTTGGAGCCCGGTTGCCCGCGAGCCCTCCGGCTCGCCGGAATATCGGAAGCGGGCTTGCCATTGCATCTGTCGATGCTGAGCGATGCGTACACCCACGCCGCCCAGCGCTTCGACATAATCCACTCGCACCTCGATTACTGGAGCTTCCCCCTGGCCGAGATGTCTGAGATTCCATCGGTCGCTACGCTTCATTGCTGCCTCGACGCCGAAGAGCTGCGCCCGGTGTACGCCCGATATCGGAACCATCCGGTGGTATCGATCAGCGATTCGCAACGGCGCCCGTTGCCATTCATGAACTGGGTGGCGACGGTTCATCATGGCCTGCCGCGCGATCTGTTGAAGTTCAATGCGACTCCTCGAGGTTACCTGGCCTTTCTGGGCAGGATGTCCCGTGAGAAGCGTCCCGACCTTGCGATCGCGATCGCACTGCGCGCGGGCATCCCGCTTATGATTGCCGCGAAAATCGATCTGACGGAACAAGGCTATTTCGACCACGAGATCAAGCCGTTGATGAATTCTGATTTGATCGAGTACGTCGGCGAAATCAACGATTCTCAAAAGGCCGACTTTCTTGGCAATGCGATCGCCTTGCTCTTTCCGATCGATTGGCCTGAGCCGTTCGGCCTTACTATGATCGAGGCTTTGGCGTGCGGAACTCCGGTGATTGCTCGTCCCTGCGGTTCGGTTCCTGAGGTTATCGAGCACGGCCTCACGGGCTTTGTCGCTGAGAGCGTTGACGAACTGGCGGCCGCGGTCACCCGGGTCGATGAGCTATCGCGGGAGAATTGTCGTGCTGAGTTTGAGCGGCGCTTCACCGTCGAGACGATGGTCGATCGTTACGAACACGTTTACCGCGAACTGATCTCGCGAAGGGATTTGAAAGCTTCGCGCGTCCAGTAG
- a CDS encoding septal ring lytic transglycosylase RlpA family protein has protein sequence MRFNQHIHNGLLSAILGVGALCLPWNASAEMPSPRASENSSRAAAQRAQSTGSRVVSNATEPGDVVKGKASWYGPGLHGKKTATGERFNSNAMTAASNHVPLGSEVIVTNLENGKSARVRINDCGPPRRGRKIDLSKKAAHKLDMAHDGTAPVKAEVVSTPAEPETCDGLKKASR, from the coding sequence ATGAGATTTAATCAGCACATCCATAATGGATTGCTAAGTGCGATCCTTGGTGTCGGAGCCCTTTGCCTGCCGTGGAATGCGTCCGCGGAAATGCCCTCGCCGCGGGCATCGGAAAATTCCTCGCGCGCCGCGGCGCAACGCGCGCAATCGACCGGGTCTCGCGTCGTTTCGAACGCGACCGAGCCCGGCGACGTCGTGAAGGGCAAGGCGTCGTGGTACGGTCCCGGTCTTCACGGCAAAAAAACCGCCACTGGCGAGCGATTCAACTCGAACGCGATGACGGCGGCCTCGAACCACGTACCGCTCGGGTCGGAGGTTATCGTCACCAACCTCGAGAACGGCAAATCGGCCCGGGTTCGTATCAATGATTGCGGGCCGCCTCGCCGCGGCCGCAAAATCGATCTGTCGAAAAAGGCCGCGCACAAACTCGACATGGCTCACGACGGCACCGCGCCGGTCAAGGCGGAAGTAGTATCAACTCCGGCCGAGCCGGAAACGTGCGATGGTCTCAAAAAGGCATCTCGCTAG